One stretch of Actinacidiphila sp. DG2A-62 DNA includes these proteins:
- a CDS encoding DUF475 domain-containing protein, translating to MLLRTFGWSLGITAAGLALAGILWGAKGAAIVAILSVLEISLSFDNAVINAGILRKLNAFWQKMFLTVGVLIAVFGMRLVFPIIIVAVTAKLSPWEAVRVAVDDHDRYESLVTAAHPAIAAFGGMFLLMIFLDFIFEEREITWLGWLEKPLARLGKLDMLSVVVALVALLIAGTTVATAVPLHGGHGTIDKAETVLLAGVGGLLTYLIVGGISGFFEDRLEEDEDEDDDEDEATEDGGAEEGAEQGGAVRARSGATTGQVVGLAGKAAFFMFLYLEVIDASFSFDGVVGAFAISNDIFEIALGLGIGAMYIRSLTVFLVRKGTLDDYVYLEHGAHYAIGALAVILLITIKYDVSEVITGLVGVVLIAASYWSSVVRNRRLGEESSAAGDKDDKAEVTSGV from the coding sequence GTGCTCCTCAGAACATTCGGCTGGTCGCTCGGCATCACCGCCGCCGGCCTCGCCCTGGCCGGCATCCTCTGGGGGGCGAAGGGCGCGGCGATCGTCGCGATCCTCTCCGTCCTGGAGATCTCGCTCTCCTTCGACAACGCGGTCATCAACGCCGGCATCCTGCGGAAGCTGAACGCCTTCTGGCAGAAGATGTTCCTGACCGTGGGCGTGCTCATCGCGGTGTTCGGCATGCGACTGGTCTTCCCGATCATCATCGTGGCCGTCACCGCGAAGCTCAGCCCCTGGGAGGCCGTGCGGGTCGCGGTCGACGACCACGACCGCTATGAGTCGCTGGTCACCGCCGCCCACCCGGCCATCGCGGCCTTCGGCGGCATGTTCCTGCTGATGATCTTCCTCGACTTCATCTTCGAGGAGCGCGAGATCACCTGGCTGGGCTGGCTGGAGAAGCCGCTGGCCCGGCTGGGCAAGCTGGACATGCTCTCGGTCGTCGTCGCGCTGGTCGCGCTGCTGATCGCCGGCACCACGGTGGCCACCGCGGTCCCGCTGCACGGCGGCCACGGCACCATCGACAAGGCCGAGACGGTGCTGCTGGCCGGCGTCGGCGGACTGCTGACCTATCTGATCGTCGGCGGCATCTCCGGCTTCTTCGAGGACCGCCTCGAAGAGGACGAGGACGAGGACGACGACGAGGACGAGGCGACCGAGGACGGCGGCGCCGAGGAGGGCGCGGAGCAGGGCGGCGCGGTCCGGGCCCGCTCCGGCGCGACCACCGGGCAGGTCGTGGGCCTGGCCGGCAAGGCCGCGTTCTTCATGTTCCTGTACCTGGAGGTCATCGACGCGTCGTTCTCCTTCGACGGCGTCGTCGGCGCGTTCGCGATCAGCAACGACATCTTCGAGATCGCCCTGGGTCTGGGCATCGGCGCGATGTACATCCGGTCGCTCACCGTGTTCCTGGTCCGCAAGGGCACCCTGGACGACTACGTCTACCTGGAGCACGGCGCCCACTACGCGATCGGCGCGCTGGCGGTCATCCTGCTGATCACCATCAAGTACGACGTGAGCGAGGTCATCACCGGCCTGGTCGGCGTTGTCCTGATCGCGGCGTCCTACTGGTCCTCGGTGGTACGCAACCGCCGGCTCGGGGAAGAATCCTCCGCGGCGGGCGACAAGGACGACAAGGCCGAGGTCACGTCGGGAGTCTGA
- a CDS encoding DUF4429 domain-containing protein yields MGDVLAGNNAVWEFEPDALVIRYSRGVRGARLLQALGERRVPHAALTGVTLAEGRRGTAVLRALPRPGADPVIEAAAGQLKEAADPYRLVLPEQSRTLGEFYRDELAAALAERAAVDGAAHEPAARFLVEPPPVPRSFKAYDAKAYFDGRTVSFRWFWTGASTAKWRAGDQTFPVEELRGLDWRSPELMHGHLRLLVREDPARPAHPTAGSRGAAAGPAGLGGPAEAADEDGTAPVGPGSAADQDPAAVVFGMGYGPVHESLPFAAAVLAAIRAARPRP; encoded by the coding sequence ATGGGTGACGTGCTGGCCGGGAACAACGCCGTGTGGGAGTTCGAACCCGACGCGCTCGTGATCCGGTACAGCCGGGGCGTGCGCGGCGCCCGGCTGCTCCAGGCGCTCGGCGAGCGACGCGTCCCGCACGCCGCGCTGACCGGTGTGACGCTGGCCGAGGGGCGCCGTGGCACCGCCGTGCTGCGGGCGCTGCCGCGGCCCGGCGCGGACCCGGTGATCGAGGCGGCGGCCGGCCAGCTGAAGGAGGCCGCCGACCCCTATCGGCTGGTGCTGCCCGAGCAGTCCCGCACCCTCGGCGAGTTCTACCGCGACGAGCTGGCCGCCGCGCTCGCCGAGCGGGCGGCGGTGGACGGCGCGGCGCACGAACCGGCCGCCCGCTTCCTGGTCGAGCCGCCGCCGGTGCCGCGGTCGTTCAAGGCGTACGACGCCAAGGCGTACTTCGACGGGCGCACGGTCAGCTTCCGGTGGTTCTGGACCGGCGCGTCGACCGCGAAATGGCGGGCCGGCGACCAGACGTTCCCGGTCGAGGAGCTGCGCGGCCTGGACTGGCGCTCGCCGGAGCTGATGCACGGCCATCTGCGGCTGCTGGTCCGCGAGGACCCGGCGCGCCCCGCGCACCCGACCGCCGGGTCCCGTGGCGCGGCGGCCGGACCCGCGGGGCTCGGCGGACCGGCGGAAGCGGCCGACGAGGACGGCACCGCGCCGGTCGGACCGGGCAGCGCGGCCGACCAGGACCCGGCGGCGGTCGTCTTCGGCATGGGCTACGGGCCGGTGCACGAGTCGCTCCCGTTCGCCGCGGCGGTCCTGGCCGCGATCCGCGCCGCCCGCCCCCGGCCGTGA
- the aceE gene encoding pyruvate dehydrogenase (acetyl-transferring), homodimeric type, giving the protein MASGSDRNPIIIGGLPSQVPDFDPEETAEWLDSLDAAIGERGRERARYLMLRLIERAREKRVAVPEMRSTDYVNTIATKDEPFFPGNEEIERRILNATRWNAAVMVSRAQRPGIGVGGHIATFASSASLYDVGFNHFFRGKDDGRGGDQIFFQGHASPGIYARAFLLDRLSEAQLDGFRQEKSKAPNGLSSYPHPRLMPDFWEFPTVSMGLGPLGAIYQARMNRYMHARGIADTSASHVWAFLGDGEMDEPESLGQLSIAAREGLDNLTFVVNCNLQRLDGPVRGNGKIIQELESQFRGAGWNVIKLIWDRSWDPLLAQDRDGLLVNKMNTTPDGQFQTYATETGAYIREHFFGDDQRLRSMVANLTDEQILHLGRGGHDHRKIFAAYTAALEHKGQPTVILAQTIKGWTLGPNFEGRNATHQMKKLTVDDLKRFRDRLHLPITDRQLDEGYPPYYHPGRDSEEIQYMHDHRKACGGYVPTRVVRAKPLPQPPDTVYAAAKKGSGSQSIATTMAFVRVLKDLMRDKEIGKRFVLIAPDEYRTFGMDAFFPSAKIYNPLGQQYESVDRELLLAYKESPTGQMLHDGISEAGCTASLIAAGSAYATHGEPLIPVYVFYSMFGFQRTGDQFWQMADQLARGFVLGATAGRTTLTGEGLQHADGHSQLLASTNPACVAYDPAYAYEIAYIVRDGLRRMYGETADGRPGEDVFYYLTVYNEPIQHPAEPADVDAEGIVKGIHRLKAAEGGTIPAQIMASGVAVPWAVEAQRILAEEWNVAADVWSATSWNELRREAVAVEEHNLLHPEEEQAVPYVTRKLSGAQGPFVAVSDWMRSVPDQISRWVPGRYTSLGADGFGFADTRGAARRFFHIDAQSIVLAVLTELARDGKVDRSALKQAVDRYQLLDASAADPGVAGGDA; this is encoded by the coding sequence GTGGCTTCCGGATCAGATCGCAACCCGATCATCATTGGCGGCCTTCCCAGCCAGGTCCCGGATTTCGATCCCGAGGAGACGGCGGAATGGCTCGACTCCCTGGACGCGGCCATCGGCGAGCGGGGCCGTGAGCGGGCCCGCTACCTGATGCTGCGGCTGATCGAGCGCGCCCGCGAGAAGCGCGTCGCGGTGCCCGAGATGCGCAGCACCGACTACGTCAACACCATCGCCACCAAGGACGAGCCGTTCTTCCCCGGCAACGAGGAGATCGAGCGCCGCATCCTCAACGCCACCCGGTGGAACGCCGCGGTGATGGTCTCCCGCGCGCAGCGCCCCGGCATCGGCGTCGGCGGCCACATCGCCACCTTCGCCTCCTCCGCCTCGCTGTACGACGTGGGCTTCAACCACTTCTTCCGCGGCAAGGACGACGGCCGCGGCGGCGACCAGATCTTCTTCCAGGGCCACGCCTCGCCGGGCATCTACGCCCGCGCCTTCCTGCTGGACCGCCTCTCCGAGGCGCAGCTGGACGGGTTCCGCCAGGAGAAGTCCAAGGCGCCGAACGGCCTGTCCAGCTACCCGCACCCGCGGCTGATGCCGGACTTCTGGGAGTTCCCGACCGTGTCCATGGGCCTGGGCCCGCTGGGCGCGATCTACCAGGCCCGGATGAACCGCTACATGCACGCGCGCGGCATCGCCGACACCTCCGCCTCCCATGTGTGGGCGTTCCTCGGCGACGGCGAGATGGACGAGCCGGAGTCGCTGGGCCAGCTGTCCATCGCCGCCCGCGAGGGCCTGGACAACCTGACCTTCGTGGTCAACTGCAATCTGCAGCGCCTGGACGGCCCGGTGCGCGGCAACGGAAAGATCATCCAGGAGCTGGAGTCGCAGTTCCGCGGCGCCGGCTGGAACGTGATCAAGCTCATCTGGGACCGCTCCTGGGACCCGCTGCTGGCCCAGGACCGGGACGGCCTGCTGGTCAACAAGATGAACACCACCCCGGACGGGCAGTTCCAGACGTACGCCACCGAGACCGGCGCGTACATCCGCGAGCACTTCTTCGGCGACGACCAGCGGCTGCGCAGCATGGTCGCCAACCTCACCGACGAGCAGATCCTGCACCTGGGCCGCGGCGGCCACGACCACCGCAAGATCTTCGCGGCCTACACCGCGGCGCTGGAGCACAAGGGCCAGCCGACCGTCATCCTCGCCCAGACCATCAAGGGCTGGACGCTGGGCCCGAACTTCGAGGGCCGCAACGCCACCCACCAGATGAAGAAGCTGACGGTCGACGACCTCAAGCGCTTCCGGGACCGGCTGCACCTGCCGATCACCGACCGGCAGCTGGACGAGGGCTACCCGCCGTACTACCACCCGGGGCGGGACTCCGAGGAGATCCAGTACATGCACGACCACCGCAAGGCCTGCGGTGGCTACGTGCCCACGCGCGTGGTGCGCGCCAAGCCGCTGCCGCAGCCGCCGGACACGGTCTACGCGGCGGCGAAGAAGGGCTCGGGCAGCCAGTCGATCGCCACCACCATGGCGTTCGTGCGGGTGCTGAAGGACCTGATGCGGGACAAGGAGATCGGCAAGCGCTTCGTGCTGATCGCGCCCGACGAGTACCGCACCTTCGGCATGGACGCGTTCTTCCCGAGCGCGAAGATCTACAACCCGCTCGGGCAGCAGTACGAGTCGGTGGACCGCGAGCTGCTGCTGGCGTACAAGGAGTCGCCGACCGGCCAGATGCTGCACGACGGCATCTCCGAGGCGGGCTGCACGGCCTCGCTGATCGCGGCCGGCTCGGCCTACGCCACCCACGGCGAGCCGCTGATCCCGGTGTACGTCTTCTACTCGATGTTCGGCTTCCAGCGCACCGGCGACCAGTTCTGGCAGATGGCCGATCAGCTCGCCCGCGGCTTCGTGCTGGGCGCGACGGCCGGCCGCACCACGCTGACCGGCGAGGGCCTGCAGCACGCCGACGGCCACTCCCAGCTGCTGGCCTCCACCAACCCGGCGTGCGTGGCCTACGACCCGGCCTACGCGTACGAGATCGCGTACATCGTGCGGGACGGCCTGCGCCGGATGTACGGCGAGACCGCTGACGGCCGGCCCGGCGAGGACGTCTTCTACTACCTGACGGTCTACAACGAGCCGATCCAGCACCCCGCCGAGCCGGCCGACGTGGACGCCGAGGGCATCGTCAAGGGCATCCACCGGCTGAAGGCGGCCGAGGGCGGCACGATCCCGGCGCAGATCATGGCGTCCGGCGTGGCCGTGCCGTGGGCGGTGGAGGCGCAGCGCATCCTCGCCGAGGAGTGGAACGTGGCGGCCGACGTCTGGTCGGCGACGTCCTGGAACGAGCTGCGCCGCGAGGCGGTCGCGGTCGAGGAGCACAACCTGCTGCACCCGGAGGAGGAGCAGGCGGTGCCGTACGTGACCCGCAAGCTCTCCGGGGCGCAGGGACCGTTCGTGGCGGTCTCGGACTGGATGCGGTCGGTGCCCGACCAGATCTCCCGCTGGGTGCCGGGCCGCTACACCTCGCTGGGCGCGGACGGCTTCGGCTTCGCCGACACGCGCGGGGCGGCGCGCCGCTTCTTCCACATCGACGCGCAGTCGATCGTGCTGGCGGTGCTGACCGAGCTGGCCCGCGACGGCAAGGTGGACCGTTCGGCGCTCAAGCAGGCGGTGGACCGCTACCAGCTGCTGGACGCGTCGGCGGCCGACCCGGGGGTGGCGGGCGGCGACGCCTGA
- a CDS encoding TerD family protein, which translates to MGVTLAKGGNVSLSKAAPNLTQVQIGLGWRARSTTGADFDLDASALLCANGRVLGDDYFVFYNNLKSPEGSVEHTGDDLTGGSGGDDETILVDLTAVPVAVDKIVFPVSIYDADARVQTFGQVSDAYIRVINQSDGTELARYDLTEDASTETAMIFGELYRYNGEWKFRAVGQGYASGLRGIALDFGVNVS; encoded by the coding sequence ATGGGCGTCACGCTCGCCAAGGGGGGCAACGTCTCCCTCTCCAAGGCCGCGCCGAACCTCACCCAGGTGCAGATCGGCCTGGGCTGGAGGGCACGGTCGACCACCGGGGCCGACTTCGACCTGGACGCCAGCGCCCTGCTGTGCGCGAACGGCCGGGTCCTGGGGGACGACTACTTCGTCTTCTACAACAACCTCAAGAGCCCGGAGGGCTCGGTCGAGCACACCGGCGACGACCTCACGGGCGGCTCCGGCGGCGACGACGAGACGATCCTGGTCGACCTGACCGCCGTCCCGGTCGCCGTCGACAAGATCGTCTTCCCGGTCTCCATCTACGACGCCGACGCCCGGGTGCAGACCTTCGGGCAGGTCAGCGACGCCTACATCCGGGTGATCAACCAGTCCGACGGCACCGAGCTGGCCCGCTACGACCTCACCGAGGACGCGTCCACCGAGACCGCGATGATCTTCGGCGAGCTGTACCGGTACAACGGCGAGTGGAAGTTCCGCGCGGTGGGGCAGGGGTACGCGTCGGGTCTGCGCGGGATCGCCCTAGACTTCGGGGTCAACGTTTCGTAA
- a CDS encoding DUF3052 domain-containing protein, with protein sequence MSATADHAEERTNPASRLGFEPGQVVQEFGYDEDCDQELREGIEELTGEELADEDYDDVPDAVLLWFREEDGDLTDALVDATSTVDSGAPIWLMTPKTGRDGHVEPSEIGEAAQTAGLAQTSSVNAGKDWTGSRLVTPKTAKAAKR encoded by the coding sequence GTGAGCGCGACCGCGGACCACGCGGAGGAGCGGACCAACCCGGCGAGCCGGCTTGGGTTCGAGCCCGGACAGGTGGTCCAGGAGTTCGGGTACGACGAGGACTGCGACCAGGAGCTCCGCGAGGGCATCGAGGAGCTGACCGGCGAGGAGCTCGCCGACGAGGACTACGACGACGTGCCCGACGCCGTCCTGCTGTGGTTCCGCGAGGAGGACGGCGACCTCACCGACGCACTGGTCGACGCCACCTCGACGGTCGACTCCGGCGCCCCGATCTGGCTCATGACCCCCAAGACCGGCCGCGACGGCCACGTCGAGCCCAGCGAGATCGGCGAGGCGGCCCAGACCGCCGGCCTGGCCCAGACCAGCAGTGTCAACGCGGGCAAGGACTGGACCGGCAGCCGCCTGGTCACGCCCAAGACCGCGAAGGCCGCCAAGCGGTAG
- a CDS encoding MmcQ/YjbR family DNA-binding protein has product MTTFEECREAALGLPQAHEEMTWGEHTFRVGRKIFAMGGEEPGGGRLSVKASPEEQTALVASDPRTFSVAPYVGRFGWVRVDLAGADPAEVAELLAEAWRRTAPLGAPPGRSSGGW; this is encoded by the coding sequence GTGACGACGTTCGAGGAGTGCCGGGAGGCGGCGCTCGGGCTGCCGCAGGCGCACGAGGAGATGACCTGGGGTGAGCACACCTTCCGGGTCGGCCGGAAGATCTTCGCCATGGGCGGCGAGGAGCCCGGCGGCGGCCGGCTGTCGGTGAAGGCGTCACCCGAGGAGCAGACCGCGCTGGTCGCCTCCGACCCCCGCACCTTCTCCGTCGCGCCCTACGTCGGCCGGTTCGGCTGGGTGCGGGTCGACCTCGCCGGGGCGGACCCCGCGGAGGTCGCGGAACTGCTCGCCGAGGCGTGGCGGCGCACCGCGCCGCTGGGGGCACCTCCCGGGCGCAGCTCCGGGGGATGGTGA
- a CDS encoding TerD family protein yields the protein MGVSLSKGGNVSLTKEAPNLTAVVVGLGWDARTTTGSDFDLDASALLTNDQGKVLSDQHFVFFNNLKSPDGSVEHTGDNLTGEGEGDDEVINVNLAGVPADVAKIVFPVSIYEAETRQQSFGQVRNAYIRVVNAADNRELARYDLTEDASTETAMVFGELYRHGGEWKFRAIGQGYASGLRGIAQDFGVNV from the coding sequence GTGGGAGTCAGCCTCAGCAAGGGTGGCAACGTCTCACTGACGAAGGAGGCGCCGAACCTCACGGCCGTCGTCGTCGGCCTGGGCTGGGACGCCCGGACCACCACCGGGTCGGACTTCGACCTCGACGCCAGCGCCCTGCTCACCAACGACCAGGGCAAGGTGCTGTCCGACCAGCACTTCGTCTTCTTCAACAACCTCAAGAGCCCGGACGGCTCGGTCGAGCACACCGGCGACAACCTCACCGGCGAGGGCGAGGGCGACGACGAGGTGATCAACGTCAACCTGGCGGGCGTGCCGGCCGACGTCGCCAAGATCGTCTTCCCGGTGTCCATCTACGAGGCCGAGACCCGCCAGCAGAGCTTCGGCCAGGTGCGCAACGCCTACATCCGCGTCGTCAACGCGGCCGACAACCGCGAGCTGGCCCGCTACGACCTCACCGAGGACGCCTCCACCGAGACCGCCATGGTCTTCGGCGAGCTGTACCGGCACGGCGGCGAGTGGAAGTTCCGCGCCATCGGCCAGGGCTACGCCTCGGGCCTGCGCGGCATCGCCCAGGACTTCGGCGTCAACGTCTGA
- a CDS encoding peroxiredoxin translates to MPIEAGVAAPDFSLPDQHGRTVRLADFAGDKHLVVMFFPFAFTSVCTGELRAVQAELPAFQNDGVQVLAVSCDSMHALRAFSDAEGLDFPLLSDFWPHGTASRAYGVFAEDKGCALRGTFVVDRSGTVRWTIVNGLPEARDLHDYAKALAAL, encoded by the coding sequence TTGCCGATCGAGGCCGGTGTCGCGGCCCCCGACTTCAGCCTGCCCGACCAGCACGGCCGGACGGTGCGCCTCGCCGACTTCGCCGGCGACAAGCACCTGGTGGTGATGTTCTTCCCGTTCGCCTTCACCAGCGTCTGCACCGGCGAGCTGCGGGCCGTGCAGGCCGAGCTGCCCGCCTTCCAGAACGACGGCGTGCAGGTGCTCGCGGTCTCCTGCGACTCGATGCACGCGCTGCGCGCCTTCTCCGACGCCGAGGGCCTGGACTTCCCGCTGCTCTCGGACTTCTGGCCGCACGGAACCGCCTCCCGCGCCTACGGGGTCTTCGCCGAGGACAAGGGCTGCGCGCTGCGCGGCACCTTCGTCGTGGACCGGTCGGGCACGGTCCGCTGGACGATCGTCAACGGCCTGCCCGAGGCCAGGGACCTCCACGACTACGCGAAGGCGCTCGCCGCGCTCTGA
- a CDS encoding alpha/beta hydrolase, with protein MTFLYERLSTTSVRTLLALAVVFVMLGTTGWTAVQPHGVTNVRTAALAAWAHGTIGARKLPSPDSAPGRIALFFATLTAAQRRTLADRYPLVVGNLNGAPLTLRYRANRKALVEARATELARTRSDLLTPAGRDLAEQLTDRYTSLLGHGRQILAFDPTGVGKVAEVFGDLGSARRVSIVVPGVDTDVLRFERTAKPYTALDGMARALYAQERRDTPRARTAVIAWGDYTTPSGVDLEASTGNLAARGAIRLRALLTALPQHRDVALFCHSYGSVLCGVAASDLAPGQVSDIAVFGSPGMRAGHVSDLHTSAHVWAARDDGDWISDVPHLEFAGLGHGADPMSQSFGARQISAAGAQGHPGYFAPGTASLANFARIGLGDYPAVACRDGHPHCAMGL; from the coding sequence GTGACCTTTCTGTATGAACGTCTGAGCACCACCTCCGTCCGCACCCTGCTGGCCCTGGCGGTCGTCTTCGTGATGCTCGGCACCACCGGCTGGACCGCGGTCCAGCCGCACGGGGTGACCAACGTCCGCACCGCGGCACTGGCCGCCTGGGCGCACGGCACGATCGGCGCCCGCAAACTGCCCTCGCCGGACTCCGCGCCCGGCCGGATCGCGCTGTTCTTCGCCACCTTGACCGCGGCCCAGCGCCGCACCCTGGCCGACCGCTACCCGCTGGTGGTCGGCAACCTCAACGGCGCCCCGCTGACACTGCGCTACCGCGCCAACCGCAAGGCGCTGGTCGAGGCCCGCGCCACCGAGCTGGCCCGCACCCGCAGCGACCTGCTCACCCCGGCCGGCCGCGACCTCGCCGAGCAGCTGACCGACCGCTACACCTCGCTGCTCGGCCACGGCCGGCAGATCCTCGCCTTCGACCCGACCGGCGTCGGCAAGGTCGCCGAGGTCTTCGGCGACCTCGGCTCGGCCCGCCGGGTGTCCATCGTGGTGCCGGGCGTGGACACCGACGTACTGCGCTTCGAGCGCACCGCCAAGCCGTACACCGCGCTGGACGGGATGGCACGCGCGCTGTACGCCCAGGAGCGGCGGGACACCCCGCGGGCCAGGACCGCGGTCATCGCGTGGGGCGACTACACCACGCCCAGCGGCGTCGACCTGGAGGCGTCCACCGGCAACCTCGCCGCGCGCGGCGCGATCCGGCTCAGAGCGCTGCTGACCGCGCTCCCCCAGCACCGCGACGTGGCGCTGTTCTGCCACTCCTACGGGTCGGTGCTGTGCGGGGTCGCCGCGTCCGACCTGGCGCCCGGGCAGGTCTCGGACATCGCGGTCTTCGGCAGCCCCGGGATGCGCGCCGGGCACGTCTCGGACCTGCACACCAGCGCCCACGTCTGGGCGGCCAGGGACGACGGCGACTGGATCAGCGACGTCCCGCACCTGGAGTTCGCCGGCCTCGGGCACGGGGCGGACCCGATGTCGCAGTCCTTCGGCGCCCGGCAGATCAGCGCGGCCGGCGCGCAGGGCCACCCCGGCTACTTCGCACCGGGCACCGCCAGCCTCGCCAACTTCGCCCGCATCGGTCTGGGCGACTATCCGGCGGTCGCCTGCCGCGACGGCCACCCGCACTGCGCCATGGGGCTGTGA
- a CDS encoding TerD family protein, with product MTQRMVKGMNIPLDAAGVRAVLRWTPGPNAPDVDASVLLLGRDGRVRSDADFVFYNEPRHPSGLARHLPKKRVPEGLTDTVEVDLAALDGTVDRVVLAASCDGGPFSQVQDLTLTLFDTTAAAHAAPLAVFEVQPDTGHETALNCGELYRKDAGWKFRALGQGYASGLVGLATEFGITVDDGDDDGSGGAPDAAEAHQERPDRPRQQAAPAAPAPQPPAQPPARPAAGQSAAATVAAPPPEPTSAYGYPLQAPSPGHVPAQPAYGYPQPVVPARPTAPPAAPPAAPPAVPPAAPVHQQPQYGYPAYGYPQPVAAAPPAPEAPFTLPPQGPQFQPAR from the coding sequence ATGACGCAACGGATGGTGAAGGGCATGAACATCCCTCTGGACGCAGCCGGCGTCCGGGCGGTTCTGCGCTGGACGCCCGGGCCGAACGCGCCCGACGTCGACGCCTCCGTCCTGCTGCTCGGCCGCGACGGGCGGGTCCGCTCCGACGCGGATTTCGTCTTCTACAACGAACCCCGGCACCCCTCGGGCCTGGCCCGCCACCTGCCGAAGAAGCGCGTGCCCGAGGGCCTGACCGACACCGTCGAGGTGGACCTGGCGGCGCTGGACGGCACGGTGGACCGGGTGGTCCTCGCCGCCTCCTGCGACGGCGGGCCGTTCAGCCAGGTCCAGGACCTGACGCTGACGCTCTTCGACACTACCGCCGCCGCGCACGCCGCGCCGCTCGCGGTCTTCGAGGTGCAGCCCGACACCGGCCACGAGACCGCGCTGAACTGCGGCGAGCTGTACCGCAAGGACGCCGGGTGGAAGTTCCGGGCGCTCGGCCAGGGCTACGCCTCGGGGCTGGTCGGACTGGCCACCGAGTTCGGCATCACCGTCGACGACGGCGACGACGACGGGAGCGGCGGCGCCCCGGACGCCGCGGAGGCCCACCAGGAGCGTCCCGACCGGCCCCGGCAGCAGGCCGCGCCCGCCGCACCGGCCCCGCAGCCGCCCGCGCAGCCCCCGGCCCGGCCGGCCGCCGGGCAGTCCGCCGCCGCCACTGTGGCCGCGCCGCCGCCCGAGCCCACCAGCGCCTACGGCTACCCGCTCCAGGCGCCCAGCCCCGGCCACGTGCCCGCACAGCCGGCCTACGGCTACCCGCAGCCCGTGGTGCCCGCGCGCCCCACCGCGCCGCCGGCGGCCCCGCCCGCGGCGCCGCCGGCCGTCCCGCCCGCCGCACCGGTCCACCAGCAGCCGCAGTACGGCTACCCGGCCTACGGCTACCCGCAGCCGGTCGCCGCCGCTCCCCCGGCCCCCGAGGCGCCCTTCACGCTCCCCCCGCAGGGCCCCCAGTTCCAGCCGGCCCGCTGA
- a CDS encoding TerD family protein, whose protein sequence is MAWWSFLRPSGAQQFDVANTHSVELTRRRPEISLTKQGAAVGNMRVNLSWQMRTSDTGGWSDDRRGFLRRQLDVFKPRVVQAAGPAMVNVDLDLACMYELADGTKGVVQPLGNFLGDLDEPPFIQMSGDDRFGGTSGETLYINFDKRDEFKRLLVFVYIYDGTPAFDRTHAKVEIFPGSGPRIEIPLTEREPQARSCAVVLIENRKGELVVHREVKYVYGFQAEIDRLYGWGLQWGRGYKPKV, encoded by the coding sequence ATGGCCTGGTGGAGCTTCCTGCGGCCCAGCGGGGCCCAGCAGTTCGACGTGGCGAACACGCACAGCGTCGAACTCACCCGGCGGCGGCCGGAGATCTCGCTCACCAAGCAGGGCGCCGCGGTCGGCAACATGCGGGTCAACCTGTCCTGGCAGATGCGGACCTCGGACACCGGCGGCTGGAGCGACGACCGCCGCGGTTTCCTGCGCCGCCAGCTCGACGTGTTCAAGCCCCGGGTGGTGCAGGCCGCCGGGCCCGCGATGGTCAACGTCGACCTGGACCTGGCGTGCATGTACGAACTGGCCGACGGCACCAAGGGCGTGGTCCAGCCGCTCGGCAACTTCCTGGGTGACCTGGACGAGCCGCCGTTCATCCAGATGAGCGGCGACGACCGGTTCGGCGGCACCTCGGGCGAGACGCTCTACATCAACTTCGACAAGCGCGACGAGTTCAAGCGGCTGCTGGTGTTCGTCTACATCTACGACGGCACGCCGGCCTTCGACCGCACCCACGCCAAGGTGGAGATCTTCCCCGGCTCCGGCCCGCGGATCGAGATCCCGCTCACCGAGCGCGAGCCGCAGGCCCGCTCCTGCGCGGTGGTGCTGATCGAGAACCGCAAGGGCGAGCTGGTGGTGCACCGCGAGGTGAAGTACGTCTACGGCTTCCAGGCCGAGATCGACCGGCTCTACGGCTGGGGCCTGCAGTGGGGCCGCGGCTACAAGCCGAAGGTGTGA